In Kutzneria kofuensis, the DNA window GTGACACCCGGTGAACCGAGTCCGGGTGTCGTGGCCTCGGATCGCTTCGAGGACGCCTTTCGGACGGCGTTGACGGCCGTGCTGGACCACTGCTCGAGTGTCCGCCCTGGTCAGTTCACCGCATCGGACTTCCCGCTTTTCAGCCTGGTCAAGCCGAAGGTGGCGGAACCGCGTCGATCACGCTGATCGGTTCGGGTCACCGGCTGTACGAATTGTCCCGTTCGGCGCATGGTTGATCGTTTCCGGCGGATCGAATCGCTGGTTTTCCACTGGTTCGCGGCCCGCCGGAGGCATCGGCGCGCGCGGCAAGATCATAACTGCGCACGTCGGTGGTGTCGTGCGCGCATCGATGTGAGCTGGGTGTTCGGCCACGGAGCTGAGCACTGCTCGTGATCATGCTCGCCGCCGGCGGTCACGGTTCGATCGGCGGAAATCGCTTCACCACCGAGACAGCAACGGGTCGGCCTGTTATGGTCGAGCCATCGCTGTCACGGATTTTCGGGGGGCAACAATGAACGCGGTTGGTTTGATCTGTTCGTCGCGCATGATCGTGACAGGTTCCGCCTTGCTGGGCGTCGCTGAATAGCCGGCTCAGCGCTCAGCTAATTCCCGACCGGGTCAGTTAATTCCCGACCGTCGTCGGTGTACAACGTGAAACCTGTCGTGCCCGGTGCGACAACGCCCGGGGCGACGTCGAATCCTGAGCGCCGGCCCGGTGGGCTCGGCGCGGGTGTTGCCGTGATCGCCTTTTCGTGTGAGGGAACTGTGGTTCGTCCTGGCTCTGGTGCCGTTGGTGATGTGACGGCGGAAATTCGTTGTGGTGATGAGGAAACCGCAATGCCCACGTTGCGGGTGGTGCCCGATCCCGTCGTCACGACGGTGCCGATCGACACGTTGCGGCCGGGGGAGCAGGTCCGGTCGGACGGTGAGGACGAGCACCATGTCGCGATGCTGGCCGAGTGCGGCCAGCGACTGCCGCCGGTGCTGGTCGATCCGGCCACCATGAGGGTCATCGACGGGATGCATCGGCTGAGCGCGGCGAGGCTGCGCGGTGAGAGCCACGTGGACGTCGAGTTCTTCCACGGCACCAGCACGGACGCCTTCATCGCCGCGGTGGAGCGCAACACCGTGCAGGGGCTCCCGCTGAGCCGCAAGGACCGGTTGAGCGCGGCCGCCAGGATCGTCGCTTCGCGTCCACAGTGGTCGAATCGGGTCATTGCCGCTAAGGTCGGCCTGTCGGACAAGACGGTGGCCGCAGTGCGACAGCGTTCGTCCTCGGACATTCCGCAGACGAACGTCCGGCTCGGCCGGGACGGCCGGGCCCGACCCGC includes these proteins:
- a CDS encoding ParB/RepB/Spo0J family partition protein, yielding MPTLRVVPDPVVTTVPIDTLRPGEQVRSDGEDEHHVAMLAECGQRLPPVLVDPATMRVIDGMHRLSAARLRGESHVDVEFFHGTSTDAFIAAVERNTVQGLPLSRKDRLSAAARIVASRPQWSNRVIAAKVGLSDKTVAAVRQRSSSDIPQTNVRLGRDGRARPADISAGRKRAAEFIMDNPQASLREIAAAAGIAVATARDVRIKVQDGVDPVGRRCGGRPAGGDTRRRTDDAPPDVAELARVLSQLRTDPTLRFTDAGRMVLRLLDAHQVEARNWRSLLDRLPAHCVTRLADAARNCAQTWQFVESYLRDRTVEG